The following are encoded together in the Babesia microti strain RI chromosome II, complete genome genome:
- a CDS encoding BCS1 N terminal (overlaps_old_locusTagID:BBM_II00285) codes for MDFNDYIPAFLSGNQYFSAGFGLVGVGTALTLLQRTSRAGILAVKNKLSATLEITSTDPAYPWVLSWLTRKGIKTRQLSVQTLQRVGHDGICASQFVLVPSTGRHWFFYDGFPILIKRNRDKMIDANRSTPFESISFTTFSRSVFDKILEEAYQFSVTQSSGYTIIYKAYNYEWRPIGHPKKIRPLDSVILAPGLSNHLVNDFKRFINSQNWYHSVGIPHRRCYLLYGPPGCGKTSFVAAIAGHFNYNICTLNISDGLLCDDRLFHLLSVMPIKTILLLEDIDGGIVAEGKTGVTYAGLLNALDGVVSTEERLIFMTTNHLEKLPKALIRPGRVDVMVSISYPNDQQVKDLFIKFYPNCHELGDKIAEILSPIEFSMAELQSLLMFHRDNPQKAVESATKWANAA; via the exons atggATTTTAATGATTACATTCCAGCCTTCCTATCAGGCAACCAGTATTTTTCCGCAGGCTTTGGACTAGTGGGCGTTGGTACAGCGTTAACGTTGTTGCAACGAACAAGCAGAGCTGGAATATTGGCTGTGAagaacaaattatcagCTACTTTAGAAATTACTAGCACTGATCCTGCATATCCATGGGTCCTATCATGGCTTACCAGAAA AGGAATTAAAACCAGGCAACTTAGCGTTCAAACACTTCAAAGGGTGGGTCATGACGGGATATGTGCCAGCCAATTTGTACTTGTTCCAAGTACAGGGAGGCATTGGTTTTTTTACGATGGATTTCctattttaataaaacGCAACAGGGATAAGAtg ATTGATGCAAATCGCAGTACCCCTTTTGAATCGATAAGTTTCACAACCTTTTCACGCTCAGTATTTGATaagatt TTAGAGGAGGCATACCAGTTTTCAGTTACACAATCTAGTGGTTATACCATAATATATAAGGC ttataattACGAGTGGAGGCCCATAGGGCATCCTAAAAAAATCAGACCACTTGACTCTGTTATTTTAGCGCCTGGTCTAAGCAATCACTTGGTAAACGACTTCAAACGCTTTATCAACTCCCAAAACTGGTATCACTCCGTTGGAATACCCCATCGCAGGTGCTACCTACTGTACGGCCCGCca GGCTGTGGCAAGACAAGCTTTGTCGCAGCAATAGCCGGTCACTTCAATTACAACATATGCACTCTCAATATAAGCGACGGTCTACTTTGTGATGACCGGCTATTCCATCTGCTATC TGTGATGCCTATTAAGACGATATTACTTTTGGAGGATATTGACGGTGGTATAGTGGCGGAGGGTAAAACGGGCGTTACCTACGCCGGGCTGTTAAACGCTTTGGATGGCGTAGTTAGTACGGAAGAGAGACTGATCTTTATGACTACAAATCACCTAGAAAAACTGCCAAAAGCATTAATTCGGCCTGGGAGAGTTGATGTTATGGTGTCCATTTCATACCCAAACGACCAACAAGTGAAGGATCTG TTCATAAAATTCTACCCCAATTGCCATGAGTTGGGGGATAAGATTGCAGAGATTTTATCGCCGATAGAATTTAGTATGGCTGAGCTACAGAGTTTGTTGATGTTCCACAGGGATAATCCACAAAAGGCAGTTGAATCTGCGACAAAATGGGCAAATGCAGCATAG
- a CDS encoding hypothetical protein (overlaps_old_locusTagID:BBM_II00295), producing MSKYRAEAEAIKRNLTCLQLTTATQNNLIKSITASDISTHNSSFNSLKNANNGTDYLISPNNYLENPFLALDTSTLLINKLFITIGDAVKSIFNLERLLNKLESTNLTSDNELIHSQIVSTLNYIVSVLRQDFTLKISLAKALKIAHDVDELQRIRFLWLDSPVSEYSSGTKSLYTSRLDLLKALLNN from the exons ATGTCAAAATATCGTGCAGAAGCGGAAGCTATTAAACGCAATCTAACATGTTTGCAACTCACGACAGCTACCCAGAATAACCTAATCAAGTCAATAACTGCATCAGACATTTCTACTCacaattcatcatttaaCAGCTtaaaaaatgcaaataatgGCAcagattatttaatttcaccaaataattatttagaaaatcCATTTCTGGCATTGGACACTAGCACATTGCTGATTAACAAACTATTTATTACCATAGGAGATGCAGtcaaatcaatatttaactTGGAAAGACTTCTTAATAAACTGGAATCCACTAATCTAACATCagataatgaattaatacATTCTCAAATAG TATCAACTTTGAATTACATTGTTTCTGTGCTTCGACAAGATTTTACACTAAAAATATCGCTAGCCAAAGCACTA aaaatcGCACACGATGTTGATGAGCTACAGCGGATTAGATTTTTGTGGCTAGATTCCCCTGTATCTGAGTATAGCTCTGGTACCAAAAGTTTGTACACTAGTAGACTGGACTTATTAAAGGCCCTGCTAAACAATTAA
- a CDS encoding sporozoite microneme protein 2 (overlaps_old_locusTagID:BBM_II00320) — protein MKLFYVWVSLAFLGSTIVTGRPANSNDYLTTSSSDSDSSESESELDGLSDLEDASDAEFDDIYNVEDLTSNVDGNLAKFGHFDGKDTKNEDTSASLDLNKWNNSSRKKSGNKVKFSSNKSKSTTKKKRKKTYSTNENGNKLKFEDKKHVEHKKLSSKKKLKQQQLNEQHGIKPINASNDTDMKHGLKSGKSSSKHGIKAHTFDSQTHIITNQIGTDQIQLRDSEIENKVYKKLVAELNKTPDLDIAGISESIRYLGSGYDIIFGNPIGDPLMMVDPGYRNPIIQLEWDKHSTFAHNNSLPQPVDGWVRPEISCKQAEKVDHVNTLEDYKKELSVDAVASSDFLNFFAFSASGGYKNFAKLVTQEKTRSFILKTYCLRYIAGLEVSTNLKLTPAFKNAVDKLPVIFDGFEEYSSCPIEKYKANESDTDCESNVRPWMDFFKEFGTHFTSVVHLGGKMTYQVQMKQSDINKLQEQGVNVDAAIKATCGFGMPNISGKISTKGESTSISKMSDYKVEKMIMVIGGEPPKDLNDSSNLNNWAKSVAKSPMPIKSELIPIRELFDLHELQQSYNQAIKYYSEVYGISQNDMYEIKGKIKGIPEIIKEAQQVTYDGPAPGRVVCPIGTTILFGFSMTITKKKKALDFLKNTSYNVNIVPCVVGNEKCSGTAQSDSIVKIWALCSPHPAPLLVQVSSHKNNGPATVECPKGFVIGMGFGITFPKGLPIMPQDIYPCRNGQTSCTKIPDKDGSTTVWAVCFESGAIEVDNLTNNAKAGSSASCEAHDHITSGLVNTCPDDYEVLCGFSMALTRKNSHTDDHFKACRGGKSCAIDKHKRHDNECIAYASWNVCSLVVPGHKDTVHPARANVTLDRTKTANGIEPIGKN, from the exons ATGAAGTTATTTTATGTGTGGGTTTCACTTGCGTTCTTAGGGTCAACAATTGTCACAGGTCGACCCGCCAATTCCAACGATTATCTCACTACGTCATCTAGCGACTCGGATTCCAGTGAATCTGAAAGTGAATTGGACGGATTGAGTGATTTAGAAGATGCAAGTGACGCagaatttgatgatatatacaatgtAGAAGATTTGACTAGTAATGTAGATGGTAATTTAGCCAAGTTTGGTCATTTTGATGGTAAAG atacaaaAAATGAGGATACTAGTGCCTCATTGGATTTAAATAAGTGGAATAATTCTAGCAGGAAAAAGAGTGGGAATAAAGTTAAATTTTCCTCCAATAAGAGCAAATCGACAACAAAAAAAAAACGAAAAAAAACCTACAGTACAAATGAAAATGGTAATAAACTCAAATTTGAAGATAAAAAACACGTTGaacataaaaaattgtcttCCAAAAAGAAATTAAAGCAGCAACAACTAAATGAACAACACGGGATCAAACCCATAAATGCATCTAATGACACTGACATGAAACATGGATTAAAATCTGGCAAATCATCGTCCAAACATGGCATTAAAGCCCACACTTTTGATAGCCAAACACATATCATTACCAATCAAATTGGAACAG ACCAAATCCAATTGAGAGACAGCGAGATTGAAAATAAGGTCTACAAGAAGCTAGTCGCTGAGTTAAACAAGACTCCAGACCTAGATATAGCGGGTATATCAGAGTCAATAA GATATTTAGGTAGTGGTtatgatatcatatttgGTAATCCAATAGGAGATCCGCTTATGATGGTAGATCCTGGATATAGGAATCCCATCATCCAACTAGAATGGGATAAACATAGCACTTTTGCTCATAATAACTCACTGCCACAACCAGTAGATGGATGGGTCAGGCCAGAGATATCATGTAAACAAGCAGAAAAAGTTGACCATGTGAATACACTTGAGGATTATAAGAAAGAATTGTCGGTAGATGCTGTAGCTTCATCTGACTTCCTTAATTTTTTCGCTTTTTCAGCCTCTGGTGGATACAAAAATTTCGCGAAATTAGTTACACAAGAAAAAACTAGGAGCTTCATCCTAAAGACATACTGTCTTAGATATATAGCTGGATTAGAAGTTTCGACAAATTTGAAGCTTACACCTGCTTTCAAAAACGCCGTAGATAAACTTCCAGTTATATTTGATGGATTTGAAGAATATAGTTCATGTCCCATTGAAAAGTACAAAGCAAATGAAAGTGACACTGACTGTGAATCTAATGTCCGTCCATGGATGGATTTTTTTAAGGAATTCGGTACACATTTCACTTCGGTAGTGCATCTTGGTGGTAAAATGACCTATCAAGTGCAAATGAAACAATCAGATATCAACAAATTGCAGGAACAGGGTGTAAATGTGGACGCGGCAATCAAAGCTACTTGTGGGTTTGGTATGCCAAATATATCCGGTAAAATTTCTACAAAAGGCGAAAGCACCAGTATAAGCAAAATGTCTGATTACAAAGTAGAAAAGATGATAATGGTCATTGGCGGTGAACCTCCCAAAGATCTTAACGATAGCTCCAACCTAAATAACTGGGCAAAGAGTGTTGCAAAATCTCCAATGCCCATAAAATCCGAACTTATCCCAATACGTGAACTATTTGATTTGCATGAATTACAGCAATCGTACAATCAAGCTATAAAGTACTATTCGGAGGTTTACGGGATCTCACAGAACGATATGTACGAAATAAAGGGGAAGATCAAGGGAATCCCAGAAATA aTAAAGGAAGCACAGCAGGTAACTTATGACGGTCCTGCCCCGGGCCGTGTGGTCTGTCCTATTGGTACAACCATTCTATTCGGGTTTTCAATGACCATCACAAAGAAGAAGAAGGCCCTGGATTTCTTGAAGAATACCTcttataatgtaaatatagtACCATGTGTAGTGGGTAATGAAAAGTGCAGTGGTACAGCTCAAAGCGATTccattgttaaaatttggGCTTTATGTAGCCCGCATCCAGCGCCATTGCTTGTTCAAGTATCTTCACATAAGAACAATGGACCTGCAACAGTTGAGTGTCCTAAGGGTTTTGTCATAGGAATGGGCTTTGGCATAACCTTTCCAAAAGGACTGCCAATTATGCCTCAAGATATCTATCCATGTCGAAATG GGCAAACCAGCTGTACAAAGATACCAGACAAGGATGGTTCGACGACCGTATGGGCAGTTTGTTTCGAAAGTGGCGCCATTGAAGTCGATAACCTGACAAACAACGCGAAAGCTGGGTCCAGCGCCAGTTGCGAGGCACATGATCATATTACATCCGGGCTTGTTAATACATGCCCGGATGATTACGAGGTGCTGTGCGGGTTTTCAATGGCGCTTACAAGAAAGAATTCGCACACAGATGATCATTTCAAGGCTTGCCGCGGCGGTAAGAGTTGTGCCATTGATAAACACAAGCGCCACGATAATGAATGTATTGCATATGCATCTTGGAATGTATGCAGTCTTGTGGTCCCAGGGCACAAAGATACGGTACACCCCGCCCGGGCAAATGTAACTTTGGATAGAACCAAGACAGCCAACGGTATTGAGCCTATTGGTAAGAACTAG
- a CDS encoding conserved Plasmodium membrane protein, unknown function (overlaps_old_locusTagID:BBM_II00310), which yields MSNAMARARACYHHAPIPRHWGAFVAPMKYRTLSYAGLSTVFGGAVLVHYLESTEREDTARDILSAEIHLISCLTAFSAGMTSGLENALNCGLLPRSLDWRSHVRHMGGISAILLTSFASGLSYNSPRDSLYLLLAAAGFTLVSDAALRQRSFPLWFFGYKKKFIFGLSTSIIALLTCESQQLPGRALHIDQQDDLRKV from the exons ATGTCAAATGCCATGGCTCGCGCCAGGGCATGCTACCACCATGCACCCATACCAAGACACTGGGGGGCATTTGTGGCCCCAATGAAATATCGCACATTGAGTTATGCCGGATTATCAACGGTATTTGGAGGTGCGGTGCTGGTCCACTACTTGGAATCAA cgGAACGGGAAGATACGGCCCGTGATATTTTGAGCGCAGAAATACACTTAATCTCCTGCCTTACGGCATTTAGT GCGGGAATGACTTCTGGGCTCGAAAATGCCCTCAATTGTGGGCTGCTGCCTCGAAGCTTGGATTGGAGGAGTCACGTTAGACATATGGGCGGGATTTCAGCCATACTTTTAACTTCATTTGCCTCTG GCTTGAGCTACAATTCTCCCAGGGACTCTTTGTACTTGTTACTTGCCGCTGCCGGCTTTACGCTAGTTAGCGATGCAGCCTTAAGGCAGCGCAGCTTCCCGTTGtg GTTTTTTGGATATaagaaaaaatttatcttTGGCCTCTCGACTAGCATTATAGCGTTGCTAACGTGCGAATCGCAGCAACTGCCCGGAAGGGCCCTGCACATTGACCAGCAGGACGACCTTCGTAAAGTTTAG
- a CDS encoding MPP10, U3 small nucleolar RNA-associated protein MPP10 (overlaps_old_locusTagID:BBM_II00300) has protein sequence MSLHHIHVHNLYTIAYRIGIVRSVKLGYEIDVIDQSNRTEIRAVIMVICLPPVSKFAPPVEFPGRLFDISKDEVQSSLSQVLRAAIFLRRKKIFLKKEAKKRRVHSVLTRAGKLAAEYSAAVQDSALHLDLDQLWDLVENTLHHRINKLVHSPATNYNGSILKYPPSRILTRCNNGVNSEFKSDTCDTNVGLRYTDCQGPFEVSKSLQSDKEDISSSDLKENLIKEDNIQFDSDIPLDMEDMERFVSQNMGQGADEDGPDLFDSLGDESDGSVPAKDMKYSDFFAPINATNSIPGSFDKADIERELVAPKHWSMRGEVRAKDRPKDSLLELDLDFIYSNKDAGASTSISQEAETDVVPLEMIIRQRIQARVFDNVEPKNFSINTIREERNVEAKGDMDLDFSRSERGLAEIYAEKYRKEVEKVHQGKLNEISKDRLEIADLFSKILYKLDCLSNLNFLPRAPTDTSTRTGDDIVPTIAAVTSNAHAPRERVKDKGEMTREEKRSLRRLNKERHNKRMVKNGMNAEEDNTKRGTDTAKSQVATKRMGKLKTAELLQKRAAARLET, from the coding sequence ATGTCCCTACACCACATCCACGTCCACAATCTCTATACCATAGCCTATAGGATCGGTATAGTGCGGTCAGTCAAACTAGGCTATGAGATAGATGTTATAGATCAATCAAACCGAACTGAAATTAGAGCTGTTATTATGGTTATTTGTTTGCCTCCAGTGAGCAAATTTGCCCCTCCGGTTGAGTTTCCGGGCAGGCTCTTTGATATATCAAAGGATGAAGTTCAGTCGTCCTTATCGCAGGTGCTACGGGCGGCCATTTTTTTACGAAGGAAGAAAATCTTTCTGAAAAAAGAGGCTAAGAAGAGGCGTGTTCACTCGGTATTGACCAGGGCTGGAAAACTGGCGGCCGAATACAGTGCCGCGGTACAGGACTCGGCCCTTCACCTGGACCTGGACCAGCTATGGGACCTCGTTGAAAATACCCTCCACCATCGCATTAACAAACTGGTACATTCTCCGGCTACAAATTACAATGGTTCCATTCTCAAATACCCGCCATCAAGGATACTAACACGTTGTAATAATGGCGTCAATTCTGAGTTTAAATCTGATACTTGCGATACAAATGTGGGCTTGAGATACACTGATTGTCAAGGGCCATTTGAAGTATCTAAATCTTTGCAAAGCGATAAAGAAGATATCTCATCTTCAGACCTCAAGGAAAACTTGATTAAAGAAGATAACATACAGTTTGACAGTGATATTCCACTTGATATGGAGGATATGGAGCGATTTGTCTCTCAAAACATGGGTCAGGGAGCAGATGAGGATGGGCCAGACCTGTTCGATTCTCTGGGCGATGAATCAGACGGCTCTGTGCCTGCTAAAGATATGAAATACTCTGATTTTTTTGCGCCTATTAATGCAACAAATTCTATTCCTGGTTCTTTTGACAAAGCAGATATAGAGAGGGAGTTGGTAGCCCCTAAGCACTGGAGCATGCGGGGCGAGGTTAGGGCCAAAGATAGACCTAAAGATAGTCTATTGGAGCTAGACCTGGATTTTATCTACAGCAACAAAGATGCAGGTGCTTCTACCAGCATATCACAAGAAGCTGAGACTGATGTTGTTCCGCTAGAAATGATTATAAGGCAACGCATTCAGGCCCGAGTTTTTGATAACGTGGAGCCCAAGAACTTTTCAATCAACACGATTAGGGAGGAGAGGAATGTGGAGGCTAAGGGCGATATGGATTTGGATTTTTCCAGGAGCGAGAGGGGACTGGCTGAGATCTACGCCGAGAAATATCGCAAGGAGGTGGAGAAAGTGCACCAGGGCAAACTCAACGAGATCTCAAAAGATAGATTGGAAATCGCAGATTTGTTTTCAAAAATTCTTTACAAGTTGGATTGTCTATCTAATCTTAACTTTCTACCCAGGGCCCCTACAGACACATCTACTAGGACTGGCGATGATATTGTACCAACAATTGCTGCCGTAACTAGCAATGCCCATGCTCCAAGGGAAAGAGTTAAAGACAAGGGAGAGATGACCAGAGAGGAGAAGAGGTCGCTGCGCAGGCTAAATAAGGAGAGGCACAATAAACGAATGGTAAAAAATGGCATGAATGCCGAGGAAGATAATACTAAAAGGGGCACAGATACTGCCAAAAGTCAAGTGGCAACAAAGCGCATGGGCAAATTGAAAACAGCGGAACTGCTACAAAAAAGAGCCGCTGCGAGGCTTGAGACGTGA
- a CDS encoding seryl-tRNA synthetase (overlaps_old_locusTagID:BBM_II00305), with protein MDIRDNVTKGTFYNLDRMNVWAFWLICILLLPQTSAYRLKNYYGPAFGLSADSPRFYSNLDQFEELQPVEMPSRAVGRDTRRLYVLKIEELRRLMPNCEEEINAYERASRELDALITKRQLLSHKIAQSHQAQGGGGEATEPEERGKLKESAVKLRKEIYFKHKELDRIKKRLNIIYLSLPFDKLHNIPTDYPITLNLYSHSAHLMNAEMDEDKLLSKNIIRKNNPNIRDNKGFLTHDEILEKFRLPWQKDVSRMLRTLGGELTLLENALINYLLWANINIFGFTPISVPYLSYESVFYGTGHLPKFQENLFSIHQKDRPSALYLIPTGEVQLLGMLSRQTLTSDQLPIKLMAYTQCFRNEKVGYGTESKGLIRQYQFGKIELLVLTDKKSSSYWHSLLISQVEFLIRSLSLSYTTELLPVHDTPISSAATVDVKAFFPAKNEYIELSSISNTLNYQSSRLGLNISGQKGGCHILNASGLAIGRLLACILESYQCTTEDGVFRIKIPKPLRPYMKYRKYITPPLNNKTQHVV; from the exons ATGGACATCCGTGATAATGTCACAAAAGGCACTTTCTACAATTTGGACCGCATGAATGTATGGGCCTTCTGGCTCATTTGCATACTTTTACTACCACAAACCAGTGCCTACAGACTGAAAAATTACTATGGCCCGGCCTTTGGATTGAGCGCTGATAGTCCCAGATTCTATAGTAATTTAGACCAATTTGAGGAGTTACAGCCGGTGGAAATGCCCTCACGGGCAGTGGGCAGGGACACTAGGCGCCTTTACGTTCTAAAAATAGAGGAGCTCAGGAGGCTAATGCCAAATTGCGAAGAAGAAATCAATGCCTACGAAAGAGCATCCCGTGAACTAGATGCCCTCATTACTAAACGCCAACTGCTTAGTCATAAGATTGCCCAGTCCCATCAAGCACAGGGAGGGGGGGGAGAGGCGACTGAACCAGAGGAGAGAGGAAAATTGAAGGAAAGTGCGGTAAAGCTACGAAAAGAGATATATTTTAAGCATAAAGAACTGGATCGTATCAAAAAACGcctaaatattatatatctCAGCCTCCCCTTTGACAAATTACATAACATTCCTACAGACTACCCGATAACTCTCAACCTTTATTCGCACAGCGCACACTTAATGAATGCTGAAATGGATGAAGATAAGCTGCTTTCCAAGAACATCATTCGCAAAAACAACCCAAATATACGTGACAACAAGGGCTTTCTAACGcatgatgaaattttagAAAAGTTCAGGCTTCCATGGCAAAAGGACGTTTCTCGAATGCTGCGGACGTTAGGGGGCGAGCTGACCCTGCTGGAAAATGCCCTAATTAACTACCTTTTATGGGCtaatatcaatatcttcGGTTTCACACCCATTTCCGTCCCATACCTCTCCTACGAAAGTGTATTCTACGGTACGGGGCACCTGCCCAAGTTTCAGGAAAACCTTTTTTCCATACACCAAAAGGACCGCCCCTCTGCGCTATATCTTATTCCCACTGGTGAGGTTCAACTTTTAGGGATGCTTAGCAGGCAGACCCTCACCTCGGATCAGCTACCCATTAAGCTGATGGCCTACACCCAATGCTTTCGTAATGAAAAGGTGGGGTATGGGACTGAGTCCAAAGGGTTAATAAGGCAATACCAGTTTGGAAAGATCGAGCTTTTGGTGCTGACTGACAAGAAAAGCAGTAGTTATTGGCACTCATTGCTCATTTCTCAGGTGGAGTTTTTGATCAG GTCCCTTTCCCTCAGTTACACGACTGAGTTATTGCCTGTACACGACACACCTATTTCTAGCGCGGCAACTGTGGATGTAAAGGCGTTTTTTCCCgctaaaaatgaatatatcgAACTTTCCTCCATCAGCAACACTTTGAATTATCAG TCAAGCAGGTTGGGATTGAATATTAGTGGACAAAAGGGCGGATGCCATATCCTCAACGCCTCAG GGTTGGCCATTGGGAGGTTACTTGCTTGTATTTTGGAATCATACCAATGCACCACTGAGGACGGAGTTTTCAGGATCAAGATTCCCAAGCCCCTGCGTCCATACATGAAATATAGAAAGTACATAACACCTCCCTTGAATAACAAGACACAACACGTAGTCTAA
- a CDS encoding Radial spoke head 10 homolog B (overlaps_old_locusTagID:BBM_II00290) encodes MANYVSTSDYDNRPNSYTGQVYDGLFHGAGVFYYGDNERYEGEFAMGKRQGHGKFYYSDGSIYEGDWLDDKITGHGTAVFASGNRYDVGSWENGRISGYGCLKYSNGDEYEGEWLDGCMHGQGTYRYAEGDVYCGEWRQDRRHGKGTVTYVNHDLSFSEQYDGDWMDGKMHGRGKYSYADGGVYDGDWVDGRMHGKGRYMFTNGNTYDGEWVNDMKEGYGILEYENGERYEGYWVNDKVNGKGTLHYAGGDKYVGEWVESRKEGPGELIYACGDRFKGTWHKDRATGYGIFEYSNGNRYQGDWLDDKRHGMGVFYCNEDGSTYEGGFLNGRKDARGTLTFRSGHFIDGVWQHGLLIKINNFSLSPNSPWNNPDL; translated from the exons ATGGCAAATTACGTATCAACTTCAGATTATGATAACAGGCCCAACTCCTACACTGGCCAAGTGTATGACGGGCTGTTCCATGGTGCTGGAGTGTTTTACTACGGTGACAATGAACGCTACGAGGGGGAGTTTGCCATGGGAAAACGTCAAGGACatggaaaattttattactCCGATGGATCCATTTATGAAGGGGATTGGCTGGATGATAAAATCACTGGTCACGGCACGGCCGTATTTGCCTCCGGAAATCGCTATGACG TAGGTTCGTGGGAGAATGGGAGGATTTCTGGATATGGTTGCttgaaatattcaaatgGAGACGAATATGAGGGAGAATGGCTTGACGGTTGTATGCATGGCCAAGGAACGTATCGTTACGCTGAGGGAGATGTTTATTGTGGAGAGTGGAGGCAGGATAGGAGGCACGGTAAAGGAACCGTTACCTATGTAAACCATGATTTGAGCTTTTCCGAGCAATATGATGGTGATTGGATGGATGGGAAAATGCATGGAAGAGGAAAGTACAGTTATGCCGACGGTGGTGTATATGATGGTGATTGGGTTGATGGCAGAATGCATGGAAAGGGTCGATATATGTTTACCAATGGCAATACTTACGATGGAGAATGGGTCAACGATATGAAGGAGGG ATACGGAATATTGGAGTATGAAAATGGGGAACGCTATGAAGGCTATTGGGTGAACGATAAGGTCAATGGTAAAGGAACACTCCATTACGCTGGAGGGGACAAATACGTTGGTGAATGGGTAGAATCGAGGAAGGAAGGTCCAGGAGAATTAATTTACGCCTGTGGAGACAGATTTAAGG GTACATGGCATAAAGATCGCGCAACTGGATATGGAATCTTCGAGTATTCCAATGGTAACAGGTACCAAGGCGATTGGTTGGATGATAAAAGACACGGTATGGGCGTATTTTACTGTAATGAGGATGGCAGTACTTATGAAGGCGGGTTCCTGAATGGTAGAAAGGATGCCCGGGGCACGCTTACATTTCGTTCGGGGCATTTTATTGACGGCGTATGGCAACATGGATTGTTGATAAAgatcaataatttttcattaaGCCCTAATTCGCCTTGGAATAACCCTGATTTGTAA
- a CDS encoding signal recognition particle subunit SRP19 (overlaps_old_locusTagID:BBM_II00315), with protein sequence MTEEDTCSWNIVYPCYIDKSKSCSGGRKVAAQYTVDNPTVDEIKLVCDRLELKCLIEREKSHPKDWPPKGRVRVYLPSNTNTSNSQVITKLQLLRKVGSMIPMLKSRQELPSTSKTKPLIAGVGEPTLSKSHKGKKGKK encoded by the exons ATGACCGAAGAAGACACTTGTTCATGGAACATAGTGTACCCGTGTTACATTGACAAGTCCAAGAGCTGTTCCGGTGGTAGGAAAGTAGCTGCTCAATACACAGTTGATAATCCCACGgttgatgaaataaaattagtttGTGACAGACTTGAACTTAAGTGCTTAATTGAACGG GAAAAATCGCATCCGAAAGACTGGCCACCAAAGGGACGAGTTCGAGTCTATTTACCTTCCAACACAAACACGTCCAATAGTCAAGTGATCACTA AATTACAATTACTAAGGAAAGTCGGCTCTATGATCCCTATGCTAAAGTCCAGGCAAGAGCTCCCCTCCACCTCAAAGACAAAGCCCTTGATAGCCGGCGTTGGAGAACCAACCCTGTCAAAATCTCACAAAGGGAAAAAGGGTAAAAAGTGA